One segment of Pseudomonas pohangensis DNA contains the following:
- the rplT gene encoding 50S ribosomal protein L20, translating into MARVKRGVIARARHKKIMKLAKGYYGARSRVFRVAKQAVIKAGQYAYRDRRQRKRQFRALWIARINAGARVNGLSYSRLIAGLKKASVEIDRKVLADLAVNEKAAFAAIVEKAKAELA; encoded by the coding sequence ATGGCTCGTGTAAAGCGTGGCGTTATCGCTCGTGCCCGTCACAAGAAAATTATGAAACTCGCCAAAGGCTACTACGGCGCACGTTCGCGTGTATTCCGTGTTGCCAAGCAGGCTGTAATCAAGGCAGGCCAGTACGCCTACCGTGACCGCCGCCAGCGGAAGCGTCAGTTCCGTGCTCTGTGGATTGCCCGTATCAATGCGGGTGCGCGTGTAAATGGTCTGTCTTACAGCCGTTTGATCGCTGGCCTGAAAAAGGCATCTGTGGAAATCGACCGTAAAGTTCTGGCCGATCTGGCAGTGAACGAAAAAGCGGCGTTTGCTGCGATTGTCGAGAAAGCGAAAGCCGAACTGGCTTAA
- the rpmI gene encoding 50S ribosomal protein L35, whose protein sequence is MPKMKTKSGAAKRFLKTANGFKHKHAFKSHILTKMSTKRKRQLRGSTMVHPSDVAKVDRMMRVR, encoded by the coding sequence ATGCCAAAGATGAAAACTAAAAGTGGCGCTGCAAAGCGCTTCTTGAAAACTGCAAACGGCTTCAAGCACAAGCACGCTTTCAAGAGCCACATCCTGACCAAAATGTCTACCAAGCGTAAGCGTCAACTGCGCGGCAGCACCATGGTGCATCCGTCTGACGTGGCAAAAGTAGATCGCATGATGCGCGTACGTTAA
- the thrS gene encoding threonine--tRNA ligase, whose product MPIITLPDGSQRSFDHPVSVAEVALSIGAGLAKAALAGKVNGELVDTSYLLDSDVALSIITSRDAEGVEVLRHSCAHLMAMAVQQLFPGTQVTIGPVIDNGFFYDFDCEKPFTTEDLEKIEARMLEIAKSDLPVSRSLMSRSEAVAFFEKLGEKYKVEIIESIPGDEELSFYSQGEFIDLCRGPHVPSTGKLQAFKLMKVAGAYWRGDSKNKMLQRIYGTCWGSKQDLKDYLHRLEEAEKRDHRKIGKRLDLFHTQEEAPGMVFWHPNGWTLYQVLEQYMRKVQHDRGYLEIKTPQVVDRALWERSGHWANYGDMMFTTESESRDYAVKPMNCPCHIQVFNQGLKSYRDLPMRLAEFGACHRNEPSGSLHGIMRVRAFTQDDAHIFCTEEQMQAEAAAFIKMTLDVYADFGFEDIELKLSTRPEKRVGADELWDRAEAALEAALVSAGLPFDLQPGEGAFYGPKIEFSLKDCLGRVWQCGTLQLDFNLPVRLGAEYVSEDNSRKHPVMLHRAVLGSFERFIGVLIEHYEGAFPAWLAPLQAVILNITDKQADFAGKVEKMLNESGFRAKSDLRNEKIGFKIREHTLLKVPYLLVIGDREVETQTVAVRTREGVDLGSMPVTQFKDLLAQAVSRRGRQDLE is encoded by the coding sequence ATGCCCATCATTACCCTTCCTGACGGCAGTCAACGTTCGTTCGATCACCCGGTTAGCGTAGCCGAGGTGGCTTTATCCATTGGTGCCGGTCTGGCCAAGGCGGCACTGGCCGGCAAGGTCAATGGCGAACTGGTCGATACCTCGTATCTGCTCGATAGCGATGTTGCCCTGTCGATCATCACCAGCCGTGACGCCGAAGGTGTCGAGGTGCTGCGGCATTCCTGTGCGCACCTGATGGCGATGGCGGTGCAGCAGCTGTTTCCGGGTACCCAGGTGACTATCGGCCCGGTCATCGATAACGGCTTCTTCTACGACTTCGATTGTGAAAAGCCGTTTACCACGGAAGATCTCGAGAAGATCGAAGCGCGCATGCTCGAAATTGCCAAGTCCGATCTGCCGGTTTCCCGTTCGCTGATGTCGCGCAGTGAGGCTGTGGCCTTCTTCGAGAAGCTGGGCGAGAAGTACAAGGTCGAAATCATTGAATCGATTCCGGGCGATGAAGAGCTGTCGTTCTACAGTCAGGGCGAGTTCATCGACCTGTGCCGCGGCCCGCACGTGCCCTCTACCGGCAAGCTGCAGGCCTTCAAGCTGATGAAAGTGGCCGGCGCCTACTGGCGCGGCGATTCGAAGAACAAGATGCTGCAACGCATCTACGGTACCTGCTGGGGCAGCAAGCAGGACCTCAAGGACTATCTGCATCGTCTGGAAGAAGCGGAGAAGCGCGATCATCGCAAGATCGGCAAGCGTCTGGATCTGTTCCATACCCAGGAAGAAGCGCCGGGCATGGTGTTCTGGCATCCCAATGGCTGGACCCTGTATCAGGTGCTTGAGCAGTACATGCGCAAGGTGCAGCACGACCGTGGCTATCTGGAGATCAAGACACCGCAGGTGGTCGATCGCGCCCTGTGGGAGCGCTCCGGACACTGGGCCAACTACGGTGACATGATGTTCACCACCGAGTCGGAAAGCCGCGACTACGCGGTCAAGCCGATGAACTGCCCCTGTCACATCCAGGTGTTCAATCAGGGTCTGAAGAGCTACCGCGACCTGCCCATGCGGCTGGCCGAGTTCGGTGCCTGCCATCGCAACGAGCCGTCCGGTTCGCTGCACGGCATCATGCGCGTGCGCGCTTTTACCCAGGATGATGCCCACATCTTCTGTACCGAAGAGCAGATGCAGGCGGAGGCCGCCGCGTTCATCAAGATGACGCTGGATGTTTATGCCGATTTCGGTTTCGAGGATATCGAACTGAAACTCTCGACCCGCCCGGAAAAGCGCGTAGGTGCCGACGAGTTGTGGGATCGCGCCGAAGCCGCTCTGGAGGCGGCGCTGGTCAGTGCCGGCTTGCCGTTTGACCTGCAGCCGGGCGAAGGCGCTTTTTATGGCCCGAAGATCGAGTTTTCCCTGAAGGATTGTCTTGGCCGGGTCTGGCAGTGCGGTACTTTACAGCTGGATTTCAACCTGCCGGTACGACTGGGTGCCGAGTACGTCAGCGAAGACAACAGCCGCAAGCATCCGGTGATGTTGCACCGTGCCGTGCTCGGCTCGTTCGAGCGTTTCATCGGTGTTCTCATCGAACATTACGAAGGCGCGTTTCCGGCATGGCTTGCTCCGCTGCAGGCGGTAATTCTGAATATCACCGACAAACAGGCCGATTTCGCCGGGAAAGTTGAGAAAATGCTCAATGAAAGCGGGTTTCGTGCCAAGTCCGACTTGAGAAACGAGAAGATCGGCTTTAAAATCCGCGAGCACACTTTACTCAAGGTCCCATACCTTCTGGTTATAGGGGATCGTGAAGTGGAGACGCAAACCGTCGCCGTGCGCACCCGAGAGGGTGTTGACCTGGGCTCAATGCCCGTCACACAGTTCAAAGATCTGCTTGCGCAGGCGGTTTCCCGGCGTGGTCGCCAAGATTTGGAGTAA
- a CDS encoding glutathione S-transferase family protein — MTITLYDCATAPSPRRARILLAEKGIAHETVNIDLSKREQLGEAFRAINPRCTVPALRLEDGHILTDNAGIAAYLEARFPEPPLMGTTPLEKADIASWNSRIELECFMAIAEGLRNSSPAMVDRALPGPVNYPQIPELAQRGVARVQSFFDVLEAHLEGRDNIAGNGFSIADISAVIAVDFARVIRVKPGEQHPNLLRWRAAMALRPSMQL, encoded by the coding sequence ATGACCATCACTCTCTATGACTGCGCAACCGCGCCCAGCCCGCGCCGCGCGCGCATCCTGCTTGCGGAAAAAGGTATTGCCCACGAAACGGTCAACATCGACCTGTCCAAGCGCGAACAGCTTGGCGAGGCATTCCGTGCCATCAATCCGCGCTGCACCGTACCGGCCTTGCGCCTGGAAGATGGCCATATCCTTACGGATAACGCCGGCATTGCTGCCTATCTCGAAGCACGCTTCCCCGAGCCGCCCCTGATGGGCACCACGCCTCTGGAAAAGGCCGATATCGCCAGCTGGAACTCGCGCATCGAACTGGAATGCTTCATGGCGATTGCCGAAGGCCTGCGCAACAGCTCGCCCGCCATGGTTGACCGCGCCCTGCCCGGCCCGGTGAATTACCCGCAAATTCCGGAGCTGGCGCAGCGCGGCGTGGCCCGCGTGCAGAGTTTCTTCGATGTTCTGGAAGCGCACCTGGAAGGCCGCGACAACATTGCCGGCAACGGTTTCAGCATTGCCGACATCAGCGCCGTGATTGCCGTGGATTTTGCCCGCGTAATACGGGTCAAACCGGGCGAGCAGCATCCCAACCTGTTGCGCTGGCGCGCTGCCATGGCTTTGCGACCATCCATGCAGCTCTGA
- a CDS encoding SDR family NAD(P)-dependent oxidoreductase codes for MAYDLIGKVVLITGAAGGIGAATARELYGLGALLVLTDMQQEAVDQLAQEFDAERVLPLALDVTDVEASKRVVQRAVERFGRLDVAFANAGISWHSNPKTLRICPSDEFRRIVEVDLFGVWNTIQAALPEVIRNQGQILVTSSIYAFLNGLVNAPYAVSKAAVEALTRALLVELGGTGATSSVVYPAWTDTAIVKMAFGGNDLATRMNETVMPSFMRQPIQPQQVARAIVQGMRSRRARIVVPGRWVPFALLRGLLNPLIDSYLQRHKALQKLLRELESGQDGGR; via the coding sequence ATGGCTTACGACTTGATAGGCAAAGTAGTACTGATTACTGGCGCCGCCGGGGGAATAGGTGCGGCCACCGCACGGGAGCTGTATGGCTTGGGAGCTTTGTTGGTGCTTACGGACATGCAGCAGGAGGCCGTTGACCAGCTCGCTCAGGAGTTCGACGCCGAGCGCGTCCTGCCGCTGGCGCTCGACGTGACCGACGTCGAAGCCTCAAAAAGGGTGGTGCAGCGCGCCGTCGAGCGCTTTGGCCGCCTCGATGTGGCATTCGCCAATGCCGGCATTTCCTGGCACAGCAACCCCAAGACTCTGCGTATCTGCCCCTCGGACGAGTTTCGGCGCATCGTCGAAGTGGATCTGTTCGGTGTGTGGAATACGATCCAGGCGGCCTTGCCGGAGGTCATTCGCAATCAGGGACAGATTCTGGTGACCTCGTCCATCTATGCTTTCTTAAACGGTCTGGTCAACGCGCCTTATGCCGTTTCCAAGGCCGCTGTAGAGGCCTTGACTCGTGCCTTGCTGGTCGAATTAGGCGGCACAGGTGCGACGTCCAGTGTGGTCTATCCGGCCTGGACCGATACGGCTATTGTCAAGATGGCCTTCGGTGGTAATGACCTGGCCACACGCATGAATGAAACCGTGATGCCGAGCTTTATGCGCCAACCGATTCAACCTCAGCAGGTGGCCAGGGCGATTGTGCAAGGTATGCGTTCTCGCCGGGCACGTATTGTTGTTCCGGGAAGATGGGTGCCATTTGCACTGCTGCGTGGCTTGCTCAACCCCCTGATTGATAGCTATCTGCAAAGGCACAAAGCACTGCAGAAGCTTTTACGCGAGCTGGAGTCTGGCCAGGACGGTGGGCGCTAG
- a CDS encoding flavin-containing monooxygenase, producing MNNASVDTALRSPKVVIIGTGVTGILMTIKLREAGITDLVVLEKKDCLGGTWRENTYPGLACDIPAHMYTYSFELNPNWSHLFAYGAEIREYCEMVGRKYGVTDKVQFNEEVVSSIYDKGKWTVTTRKGNTYVADFVINCTGILHHPARPQIKGIDTFKGAMFHTAEWDHSVDLQGKRIGVIGTGSTAAQVIPEVAKQAGKLSVFQRTPQWILPLANKEFSEADKAKFREHPNRLRRLRLAYEWAIQNLLTKAVTGHQPQNFLFSAMCKLNLRFSVKDKKLREKLRPDYKVGCKRIIINKTFYDAVQRDNVELVTDGIVEITPKGIRTKDGREHELDVLVLSTGFHNFNFMRPMDMRGKDGLTIDEAWSKKIRTYRSLFMPNFPNNFLMLGPHTPIGNYSVIAMSEVQCGYILQILQRWRERKFDEIDVQPEALERFSRYMKEGMSQTVWVGGCQSWYLDPDGDPVLWPYTWQRWEKEMKTPEMQDFKLTTFA from the coding sequence ATGAATAACGCAAGCGTTGATACAGCATTACGCAGTCCCAAAGTGGTCATTATCGGTACCGGTGTGACCGGAATACTCATGACCATCAAGTTGCGCGAGGCGGGCATCACCGATTTGGTGGTGCTGGAGAAGAAGGATTGCCTGGGCGGCACCTGGCGCGAGAACACCTATCCGGGCTTGGCCTGCGATATTCCGGCGCACATGTACACCTACTCCTTCGAACTGAATCCCAACTGGTCACATCTTTTCGCCTACGGCGCGGAGATTCGCGAGTACTGCGAAATGGTCGGGCGCAAATACGGCGTGACCGACAAGGTCCAGTTCAATGAAGAAGTGGTCAGCAGCATTTACGATAAGGGCAAGTGGACAGTCACTACCCGCAAGGGCAACACCTATGTTGCCGACTTTGTCATCAACTGCACCGGCATTCTGCATCATCCGGCCCGGCCGCAGATCAAGGGCATCGACACCTTCAAAGGCGCGATGTTTCACACCGCAGAGTGGGATCACAGCGTTGATTTGCAAGGCAAGCGCATCGGGGTAATCGGCACGGGTTCGACGGCCGCGCAGGTTATTCCCGAGGTCGCCAAGCAGGCTGGCAAGCTGTCGGTTTTTCAACGCACCCCGCAGTGGATTTTGCCCTTGGCCAACAAAGAGTTCAGCGAAGCCGACAAGGCCAAGTTTCGCGAACATCCCAACCGCTTGCGGCGCTTGCGTCTGGCTTACGAGTGGGCCATTCAGAACTTGCTGACCAAGGCGGTTACCGGTCATCAGCCACAGAATTTCCTGTTCAGTGCCATGTGCAAGTTGAACCTGCGTTTCAGCGTCAAAGACAAGAAGCTCCGGGAAAAATTGCGCCCGGATTACAAGGTCGGCTGCAAGCGGATTATCATCAACAAAACCTTTTATGACGCCGTGCAGCGCGACAATGTCGAACTGGTCACCGACGGCATAGTCGAAATCACCCCCAAAGGCATCAGGACCAAAGACGGTCGCGAGCACGAACTGGATGTGCTGGTCCTTTCCACCGGTTTCCATAACTTCAATTTCATGCGGCCCATGGATATGCGCGGCAAGGATGGGCTGACCATCGATGAAGCCTGGAGCAAGAAGATCCGCACCTATCGCTCACTGTTTATGCCCAACTTCCCGAACAATTTCCTGATGCTCGGGCCGCATACGCCGATCGGTAATTACTCGGTGATTGCCATGAGTGAAGTGCAGTGCGGTTACATTCTGCAAATCCTGCAGCGCTGGCGCGAGCGGAAGTTTGACGAGATCGACGTGCAGCCAGAGGCACTGGAACGCTTCAGCCGCTACATGAAAGAAGGCATGTCGCAAACCGTATGGGTGGGTGGCTGCCAGAGCTGGTATCTGGATCCGGATGGTGACCCGGTTCTGTGGCCCTATACCTGGCAGCGCTGGGAGAAGGAGATGAAAACTCCGGAAATGCAGGACTTCAAACTGACTACGTTTGCCTGA
- the infC gene encoding translation initiation factor IF-3, giving the protein MIKRDNRQDKRAAPKPPINENISAREVRLIGAEGEQIGIVSIDEAMRVAEEAKLDLVEISADAVPPVCRIMDYGKHLFEKKKLAAIAKKNQHQQQIKEIKFRPGTEDGDYQVKLRNLIRFLTEGDKAKVSLRFRGREMAHQELGMELLKRVEADLAEYGAVEQHPKMEGRQLMMVIAPKKRK; this is encoded by the coding sequence ATTATTAAGCGTGATAACAGACAGGACAAGAGAGCAGCACCGAAGCCCCCGATAAACGAGAATATCTCGGCCCGTGAGGTTCGGTTGATTGGCGCTGAAGGCGAGCAGATTGGCATTGTTTCGATTGATGAGGCGATGCGCGTAGCTGAAGAGGCCAAGCTTGATCTGGTGGAGATTTCTGCAGATGCAGTACCGCCGGTTTGCCGCATCATGGATTACGGCAAACATCTGTTTGAGAAGAAAAAACTGGCTGCTATTGCGAAGAAGAACCAGCATCAGCAGCAGATCAAAGAAATCAAGTTTCGACCAGGGACGGAAGATGGGGACTATCAGGTAAAACTACGCAACCTGATACGTTTCCTTACAGAAGGGGACAAGGCCAAGGTATCGTTGAGATTCCGCGGTCGTGAGATGGCCCACCAGGAGCTGGGAATGGAGTTGTTGAAGCGGGTCGAAGCTGACCTCGCGGAATACGGCGCCGTTGAACAGCATCCGAAGATGGAAGGACGCCAACTAATGATGGTCATCGCCCCCAAAAAGCGAAAGTAA
- a CDS encoding DUF1254 domain-containing protein produces the protein MNTSENRQKRSIARSWLWVGLVVLLIVGGILWSQMSTVRLAAKSYVFGYPLVMTDLTRNSFIHTVAPANRLVNMAQFPEADFQVFVRPNLDTLYTQAWLDMDAGPWVFEVPASSRYLVMQFLDAWTNVFASVGTRTTGDKGGRFLLAGPDWHGQVPEGMTLLRSSTRINWLLGRVQTNGKSDYPAVHAIQAGISLRSLDDWQQGTVIEALPFQLPKQLPPSPLFEMRKLGPRAFFGQLSMLMEDNPAAATDVAAVAELEQLGVRVGEGEPRWNWLQEHAVAVGMWLAEREMNAALESPKVLVNGWNKAPKHMAAFGQDYGLRAVVAMYGFGANLAAEASYFNAKVDARGEVLQSGQRYRLHFAAGELPPAQAFWSLTAYDMNGYLIPNPLHRYALGDRDKLVYNPDGSLDLLLQSEAPGEQQLSNWLPTPRSGPFTLTVRIYLPTQRLLDGQWQMPGIERF, from the coding sequence ATGAATACTTCAGAAAACCGACAGAAGCGCTCCATCGCGCGCAGCTGGCTATGGGTTGGGCTGGTTGTACTGTTGATTGTCGGTGGCATTCTGTGGAGCCAGATGAGCACCGTACGCCTGGCTGCCAAGAGTTACGTGTTTGGTTATCCGTTGGTGATGACCGATCTTACGCGCAACAGTTTCATTCACACGGTTGCTCCGGCCAACCGCCTGGTGAACATGGCCCAGTTTCCCGAGGCTGATTTTCAGGTTTTCGTCAGGCCGAATCTGGACACACTCTATACCCAGGCCTGGCTTGATATGGATGCAGGGCCTTGGGTGTTTGAGGTTCCAGCTAGCTCGCGTTATCTGGTGATGCAGTTTCTTGATGCCTGGACCAACGTGTTTGCCAGTGTTGGTACGCGTACAACAGGTGACAAGGGCGGGCGCTTCTTGCTGGCGGGCCCTGACTGGCATGGCCAGGTTCCGGAAGGCATGACACTGCTGCGTTCATCCACACGCATCAACTGGCTGCTTGGCCGGGTTCAAACCAATGGAAAATCGGACTATCCCGCTGTGCATGCCATACAGGCCGGGATCAGTCTGCGCAGTCTCGACGACTGGCAGCAGGGTACAGTGATCGAGGCGCTGCCGTTCCAGTTGCCCAAGCAACTGCCACCGTCGCCACTGTTCGAGATGCGTAAGCTGGGCCCTCGGGCCTTCTTCGGACAGTTGTCGATGTTGATGGAGGACAATCCGGCCGCCGCGACAGACGTTGCCGCTGTGGCCGAACTGGAGCAGCTTGGCGTGCGGGTTGGGGAGGGCGAGCCGCGATGGAACTGGCTGCAGGAGCATGCCGTGGCAGTGGGCATGTGGCTAGCGGAGCGGGAAATGAACGCGGCCCTGGAAAGTCCGAAAGTGCTCGTCAACGGCTGGAACAAGGCACCCAAGCATATGGCCGCCTTCGGCCAGGACTACGGCCTTCGCGCGGTGGTGGCTATGTACGGTTTCGGAGCCAATCTCGCCGCCGAAGCCTCCTACTTCAACGCCAAAGTCGATGCCCGGGGAGAGGTACTGCAGAGTGGCCAGCGCTACCGCCTGCACTTTGCTGCGGGCGAACTTCCACCTGCCCAAGCCTTCTGGTCGCTTACTGCTTACGACATGAATGGCTATCTAATCCCCAACCCCCTGCATCGCTATGCGTTGGGTGACCGCGACAAGCTGGTCTACAACCCGGATGGCTCGCTGGATCTGCTGTTGCAGAGCGAAGCGCCGGGAGAACAGCAACTCAGTAACTGGCTACCCACTCCCCGCAGTGGTCCCTTCACCTTGACCGTACGCATCTATTTGCCGACCCAGCGCTTGCTCGACGGCCAGTGGCAAATGCCCGGTATCGAGCGCTTCTAA
- the pheS gene encoding phenylalanine--tRNA ligase subunit alpha, translating to MENLAALVSQALEAVHKTDDINVLEQLRVQYLGKKGELTQVMKTLGNLPAEERPKVGALINEAKEQVQTALNARKESLEGAALDAKLAAEQIDVTLPGRGQASGGLHPVTRTLERVEQFFTHIGYNVAEGPEVEDDYHNFEALNIPGHHPARAMHDTFYFNANMLLRTHTSPVQVRTMESQKPPIRIVCPGRVYRCDSDITHSPMFHQVEGLLVDEDISFADLKGTIEEFLRVFFEKPLGVRFRPSFFPFTEPSAEVDMQCVMCSGKGCRVCKQTGWLEVMGCGMVHPNVLRMSNIDPEKYQGFAFGMGVERLAMLRYGVNDLRLFFDNDLRFLAQFR from the coding sequence ATGGAAAACCTGGCTGCATTGGTCTCGCAAGCGCTTGAGGCTGTGCATAAAACCGACGATATCAATGTCCTTGAGCAACTCCGCGTTCAGTACCTTGGCAAGAAAGGTGAACTGACCCAGGTCATGAAAACCCTGGGCAACCTGCCTGCCGAGGAGCGCCCCAAGGTTGGCGCGCTGATCAACGAAGCCAAAGAGCAGGTACAGACCGCTCTCAATGCGCGCAAGGAGTCCCTTGAAGGGGCTGCTCTTGACGCCAAGCTGGCTGCCGAACAGATCGATGTGACCTTGCCCGGCCGTGGCCAGGCCTCGGGCGGCCTGCACCCGGTAACCCGTACGCTGGAACGCGTGGAGCAGTTCTTCACGCATATCGGCTACAACGTGGCCGAAGGCCCGGAAGTCGAAGACGACTACCATAATTTCGAAGCACTCAACATTCCCGGCCACCACCCGGCGCGGGCCATGCATGACACCTTTTACTTCAATGCCAACATGTTGCTGCGCACCCATACCTCGCCGGTGCAGGTGCGCACCATGGAAAGCCAGAAGCCGCCGATCCGCATCGTTTGTCCGGGTCGGGTTTACCGCTGTGACTCGGATATCACCCATTCGCCGATGTTTCATCAGGTCGAAGGGCTGCTGGTTGACGAAGACATCAGTTTTGCCGATCTCAAAGGCACCATCGAAGAGTTCCTGCGGGTGTTTTTCGAGAAACCGCTGGGCGTGCGTTTCCGCCCGTCATTTTTCCCCTTCACCGAGCCGTCCGCCGAAGTCGACATGCAGTGCGTGATGTGCAGTGGCAAGGGCTGTCGCGTGTGCAAACAGACCGGCTGGCTGGAAGTCATGGGCTGCGGCATGGTGCATCCGAACGTGTTGCGCATGTCCAATATCGATCCGGAAAAATACCAGGGCTTCGCCTTCGGCATGGGCGTCGAGCGCCTGGCAATGCTGCGTTACGGCGTGAATGACCTGCGCTTGTTCTTCGACAACGATCTGCGGTTTCTGGCGCAATTTCGCTAG